From Drosophila suzukii chromosome 2R, CBGP_Dsuzu_IsoJpt1.0, whole genome shotgun sequence, a single genomic window includes:
- the fus gene encoding RNA-binding protein fusilli isoform X3: MQVPEHVVSLYIATCGQNGPGLGSDEKEIILLVFVLLEVTTGQIVGTKQILVRPDGYFIKDRTISGSSDNSSVTNNTASSPPLAILGDSNNGSGTGSNNGSSVENGSEVILPIAEAQAAGKPLSEAIEEFDAYLRSLSLHDTEIKLVTDGQLPLRQCLHREASAKDVELPAYYNRFSDLRKEFLRYKSGDLARALVPVKDVKKMLQAPAQPMPQSIAEMLGELNSSSVEDNDFYIRESRDMVTVIQTLLQAGHKFAANEVVNLVLEPGICSIDDEVDGNCIVRARGLPWQSSDQDIAKFFRGLNVAKGGVALCLSPLGRRNGEALIRFVCQEHRDMALKRHKHHIGARYIEVYRASGEDFLAIAGGASNEAQAFLSKGAQVIIRMRGLPYDATAKQVLDFFTTGDTAPCHVLDGSEGVLFVKKPDGRATGDAFVLFAHETDAPKALGRHRESIGQRYIELFRSTTAEVQQVLNRSMDPKNYESGSGHSQPPLIAQLPTMQLPLLPQVGAHSLAHSLGASPANLCPPVPPPALPLPTQHLITSGTTKNCIRLRGLPYEAMVEHILHFLDDFAKHIIYQGVHMVINAQGQPSGEAFIQMDQEESARLCAQRRHNHYMMFGKKYRYIEVFQCSGDDMNMVLNGGLASPVAQPPPPHLGHAHKQQSLLAATTGATVLGAHFGGPFPAYGAGPPPPPPHTPLLATPRSHHHPHHHPASAFYPPPLVYWPYPSPPVSPTTYYSQPGAHSPSQPLYPLDFFPPSPLSPPSVTISNTSTGLILTPTKGGVSFVPPKQFSPTTTGNGSGSVNGSPVKLPLQVMPASLPAIALNGRAESGSATPTGAMATPSTPQEAATASSASQTLLSIDTNHATPTSAAAPPLKTGSQGAAGPAATPLVSNSCVELYIS; encoded by the exons ATGCAGGTTCCCGAGCACGTTGTTTCACTGTACATCGCCACATGCGGCCAAAATGGACCCGGCCTCGGTTCGGATGAGAAGGAGATCATATTGCTGGTCTTTGTCCTTCTGGAGGTTACCACTGGACAG ATCGTGGGCACCAAACAAATACTCGTAAGGCCAGATGGCTACTTCATCAAAGACCGCACCATTTCGGGATCCTCGGACAACTCGAGTGTCACCAACAACACGGCCAGTTCCCCACCCCTGGCGATTCTTGGGGACTCCAATAATGGCAGTGGAACCGGAAGTAACAACGGAAGCAGTGTGGAAAACGGATCAGAGGTGATCCTACCCATTGCGGAGGCCCAGGCGGCAGGAAAACCCTTAAGTGAGGCCATCGAAGAG TTCGATGCCTACCTACGATCTCTGTCGCTCCACGATACGGAGATCAAGCTCGTCACGGACGGCCAGCTGCCACTGAGGCAGTGCCTCCACCGGGAGGCCAGTGCCAAGGACGTGGAGCTGCCGGCGTACTACAATCGCTTCAGCGACCTGCGCAAGGAGTTCCTGCGCTACAAGTCCGGCGACCTTGCCCGCGCCCTCGTCCCCGTCAAGGACGTTAAGAAGATGCTCCAGGCGCCGGCGCAGCCCATGCCTCAGTCCATCGCCGAGATGCTGGGAG AACTCAACAGCTCATCGGTGGAGGACAACGACTTTTACATTCGCGAATCTCGCGACATGGTCACTGTGATCCAGACCCTGCTGCAGGCAG GTCACAAATTTGCTGCAAACGAAGTGGTCAACCTGGTACTGGAACCTGGAATTTG CTCCATTGACGACGAGGTCGACGGCAATTGTATAGTGAGGGCCAGAGGATTACCCTGGCAGAGTAGCGACCAGGACATAGCCAAGTTCTTCCGCGGCCTCAACGTAGCCAA GGGCGGCGTGGCCCTCTGTCTTTCTCCGCTGGGACGTCGCAACGGCGAGGCTTTGATCCGCTTCGTGTGCCAGGAGCATCGCGACATGGCGCTCAAGCGGCACAAGCACCACATCGGAGCCCGCTACATCGAGGTGTACCGGGCCTCGGGCGAGGATTTCCTGGCCATCGCCGGAGGAGCCTCCAATGAGGCGCAGGCCTTCCTCTCGAAGGGCGCCCAGGTGATCATTCGGATGCGAGGATTGCCCTATGATGCCACCGCCAAGCAAGTG ctggacttcttcaccaCTGGCGACACGGCGCCCTGCCACGTTCTCGACGGGAGTGAGGGCGTGCTATTCGTCAAAAAGCCGGACGGACGGGCCACCGGAGACGCCTTCGTACTCTTCGCCCACGAGACGGACGCGCCCAAGGCGCTGGGACGGCACCGCGAGTCTATTGGCCAGCGGTACATCGAGCTGTTCCGCTCCACGACGGCCGAGGTGCAGCAGGTGCTCAACCGGTCGATGGACCCCAAGAACTACGAGTCGGGCAGCGGGCACAGCCAGCCGCCGCTGATCGCCCAACTGCCCACGATGCagctgccgctgctgccgcAGGTGGGTGCCCACAGCCTCGCACACAGCCTCGGAGCCAGCCCCGCTAACCTGTGCCCCCCCGTGCCAcctcccgctctccctctccccaCACAGCACCTCATCACCTCGGGCACCACCAAGAACTGCATCCGGCTGCGCGGACTGCCCTACGAGGCGATGGTCGAGCACATCCTGCACTTCCTCGACGACTTTGCCAAGCACATCATCTACCAGGGCGTGCACATGGTGATCAACGCACAG GGTCAACCAAGTGGAGAGGCCTTCATCCAGATGGACCAGGAGGAATCGGCCCGTTTGTGTGCGCAGCGTAGGCACAACCACTACATGATGTTCGGCAAGAAGTATCGGTACATCGAGGTGTTCCAGTGCTCCGGTGACGACATGAACATGGTCCTCAACGGCGGACTGGCCTCGCCGGTGGCCCAGCCGCCGCCACCGCACCtgggccacgcccacaagcaGCAGTCCCTGCTGGCCGCCACCACGG GTGCCACTGTGCTGGGCGCCCACTTCGGCGGTCCCTTTCCGGCCTACGGAGCGGGCCCGCCCCCACCGCCGCCGCACACGCCCCTGCTGGCCACGCCCCGCTCGCACCACCATCCGCACCACCACCCGGCCTCCGCCTTCTACCCGCCGCCGCTCGTCTACTGGCCCTACCCGAGTCCGCCCGTCTCGCCCACCACCTACTACAGCCAGCCGGGGGCGCACTCGCCCTCGCAGCCCCTG TATCCGCTGGACTTCTTTCCACCCTCGCCGCTTTCGCCGCCCAGCGTGACCATTTCGAACACTAGCACTGGCCTGATTCTCACGCCCACCAAGGGGGGCGTGTCCTTTGTGCCGCCCAAGCAGTTCTCGCCCACGACGACCGGAAACGGAAGCGGAAGTGTCAATGGCAGTCCGGTTAAGTTACCCCTTCAGGTGATGCCAGCGAGTCTGCCAGCGATCGCTTTGAATGGAAGGGCGGAGAGTgggagtgccacgcccactgggGCCATGGCCACGCCCTCAACGCCTCAGGAGGCGGCAACTGCTTCATCTGCATCACAAACGCTGCTCAGCATAGACACGAACCACGCCACGCCCACCAGCGCCGCTGCGCCCCCGCTGAAGACGGGCAGCCAGGGGGCGGCGGGCCCGGCTGCCACGCCCCTCGTGAGCAACTCCTGCGTGGAACTTTACATCTCGTAG
- the fus gene encoding RNA-binding protein fusilli isoform X4 yields MQVPEHVVSLYIATCGQNGPGLGSDEKEIILLVFVLLEVTTGQIVGTKQILVRPDGYFIKDRTISGSSDNSSVTNNTASSPPLAILGDSNNGSGTGSNNGSSVENGSEVILPIAEAQAAGKPLSEAIEEFDAYLRSLSLHDTEIKLVTDGQLPLRQCLHREASAKDVELPAYYNRFSDLRKEFLRYKSGDLARALVPVKDVKKMLQAPAQPMPQSIAEMLGELNSSSVEDNDFYIRESRDMVTVIQTLLQAGHKFAANEVVNLVLEPGICSIDDEVDGNCIVRARGLPWQSSDQDIAKFFRGLNVAKGGVALCLSPLGRRNGEALIRFVCQEHRDMALKRHKHHIGARYIEVYRASGEDFLAIAGGASNEAQAFLSKGAQVIIRMRGLPYDATAKQVLDFFTTGDTAPCHVLDGSEGVLFVKKPDGRATGDAFVLFAHETDAPKALGRHRESIGQRYIELFRSTTAEVQQVLNRSMDPKNYESGSGHSQPPLIAQLPTMQLPLLPQHLITSGTTKNCIRLRGLPYEAMVEHILHFLDDFAKHIIYQGVHMVINAQGQPSGEAFIQMDQEESARLCAQRRHNHYMMFGKKYRYIEVFQCSGDDMNMVLNGGLASPVAQPPPPHLGHAHKQQSLLAATTGATVLGAHFGGPFPAYGAGPPPPPPHTPLLATPRSHHHPHHHPASAFYPPPLVYWPYPSPPVSPTTYYSQPGAHSPSQPLYPLDFFPPSPLSPPSVTISNTSTGLILTPTKGGVSFVPPKQFSPTTTGNGSGSVNGSPVKLPLQVMPASLPAIALNGRAESGSATPTGAMATPSTPQEAATASSASQTLLSIDTNHATPTSAAAPPLKTGSQGAAGPAATPLVSNSCVELYIS; encoded by the exons ATGCAGGTTCCCGAGCACGTTGTTTCACTGTACATCGCCACATGCGGCCAAAATGGACCCGGCCTCGGTTCGGATGAGAAGGAGATCATATTGCTGGTCTTTGTCCTTCTGGAGGTTACCACTGGACAG ATCGTGGGCACCAAACAAATACTCGTAAGGCCAGATGGCTACTTCATCAAAGACCGCACCATTTCGGGATCCTCGGACAACTCGAGTGTCACCAACAACACGGCCAGTTCCCCACCCCTGGCGATTCTTGGGGACTCCAATAATGGCAGTGGAACCGGAAGTAACAACGGAAGCAGTGTGGAAAACGGATCAGAGGTGATCCTACCCATTGCGGAGGCCCAGGCGGCAGGAAAACCCTTAAGTGAGGCCATCGAAGAG TTCGATGCCTACCTACGATCTCTGTCGCTCCACGATACGGAGATCAAGCTCGTCACGGACGGCCAGCTGCCACTGAGGCAGTGCCTCCACCGGGAGGCCAGTGCCAAGGACGTGGAGCTGCCGGCGTACTACAATCGCTTCAGCGACCTGCGCAAGGAGTTCCTGCGCTACAAGTCCGGCGACCTTGCCCGCGCCCTCGTCCCCGTCAAGGACGTTAAGAAGATGCTCCAGGCGCCGGCGCAGCCCATGCCTCAGTCCATCGCCGAGATGCTGGGAG AACTCAACAGCTCATCGGTGGAGGACAACGACTTTTACATTCGCGAATCTCGCGACATGGTCACTGTGATCCAGACCCTGCTGCAGGCAG GTCACAAATTTGCTGCAAACGAAGTGGTCAACCTGGTACTGGAACCTGGAATTTG CTCCATTGACGACGAGGTCGACGGCAATTGTATAGTGAGGGCCAGAGGATTACCCTGGCAGAGTAGCGACCAGGACATAGCCAAGTTCTTCCGCGGCCTCAACGTAGCCAA GGGCGGCGTGGCCCTCTGTCTTTCTCCGCTGGGACGTCGCAACGGCGAGGCTTTGATCCGCTTCGTGTGCCAGGAGCATCGCGACATGGCGCTCAAGCGGCACAAGCACCACATCGGAGCCCGCTACATCGAGGTGTACCGGGCCTCGGGCGAGGATTTCCTGGCCATCGCCGGAGGAGCCTCCAATGAGGCGCAGGCCTTCCTCTCGAAGGGCGCCCAGGTGATCATTCGGATGCGAGGATTGCCCTATGATGCCACCGCCAAGCAAGTG ctggacttcttcaccaCTGGCGACACGGCGCCCTGCCACGTTCTCGACGGGAGTGAGGGCGTGCTATTCGTCAAAAAGCCGGACGGACGGGCCACCGGAGACGCCTTCGTACTCTTCGCCCACGAGACGGACGCGCCCAAGGCGCTGGGACGGCACCGCGAGTCTATTGGCCAGCGGTACATCGAGCTGTTCCGCTCCACGACGGCCGAGGTGCAGCAGGTGCTCAACCGGTCGATGGACCCCAAGAACTACGAGTCGGGCAGCGGGCACAGCCAGCCGCCGCTGATCGCCCAACTGCCCACGATGCagctgccgctgctgccgcAG CACCTCATCACCTCGGGCACCACCAAGAACTGCATCCGGCTGCGCGGACTGCCCTACGAGGCGATGGTCGAGCACATCCTGCACTTCCTCGACGACTTTGCCAAGCACATCATCTACCAGGGCGTGCACATGGTGATCAACGCACAG GGTCAACCAAGTGGAGAGGCCTTCATCCAGATGGACCAGGAGGAATCGGCCCGTTTGTGTGCGCAGCGTAGGCACAACCACTACATGATGTTCGGCAAGAAGTATCGGTACATCGAGGTGTTCCAGTGCTCCGGTGACGACATGAACATGGTCCTCAACGGCGGACTGGCCTCGCCGGTGGCCCAGCCGCCGCCACCGCACCtgggccacgcccacaagcaGCAGTCCCTGCTGGCCGCCACCACGG GTGCCACTGTGCTGGGCGCCCACTTCGGCGGTCCCTTTCCGGCCTACGGAGCGGGCCCGCCCCCACCGCCGCCGCACACGCCCCTGCTGGCCACGCCCCGCTCGCACCACCATCCGCACCACCACCCGGCCTCCGCCTTCTACCCGCCGCCGCTCGTCTACTGGCCCTACCCGAGTCCGCCCGTCTCGCCCACCACCTACTACAGCCAGCCGGGGGCGCACTCGCCCTCGCAGCCCCTG TATCCGCTGGACTTCTTTCCACCCTCGCCGCTTTCGCCGCCCAGCGTGACCATTTCGAACACTAGCACTGGCCTGATTCTCACGCCCACCAAGGGGGGCGTGTCCTTTGTGCCGCCCAAGCAGTTCTCGCCCACGACGACCGGAAACGGAAGCGGAAGTGTCAATGGCAGTCCGGTTAAGTTACCCCTTCAGGTGATGCCAGCGAGTCTGCCAGCGATCGCTTTGAATGGAAGGGCGGAGAGTgggagtgccacgcccactgggGCCATGGCCACGCCCTCAACGCCTCAGGAGGCGGCAACTGCTTCATCTGCATCACAAACGCTGCTCAGCATAGACACGAACCACGCCACGCCCACCAGCGCCGCTGCGCCCCCGCTGAAGACGGGCAGCCAGGGGGCGGCGGGCCCGGCTGCCACGCCCCTCGTGAGCAACTCCTGCGTGGAACTTTACATCTCGTAG
- the fus gene encoding RNA-binding protein fusilli isoform X2, whose amino-acid sequence MQVPEHVVSLYIATCGQNGPGLGSDEKEIILLVFVLLEVTTGQIVGTKQILVRPDGYFIKDRTISGSSDNSSVTNNTASSPPLAILGDSNNGSGTGSNNGSSVENGSEVILPIAEAQAAGKPLSEAIEEFDAYLRSLSLHDTEIKLVTDGQLPLRQCLHREASAKDVELPAYYNRFSDLRKEFLRYKSGDLARALVPVKDVKKMLQAPAQPMPQSIAEMLGELNSSSVEDNDFYIRESRDMVTVIQTLLQAGHKFAANEVVNLVLEPGICSIDDEVDGNCIVRARGLPWQSSDQDIAKFFRGLNVAKGGVALCLSPLGRRNGEALIRFVCQEHRDMALKRHKHHIGARYIEVYRASGEDFLAIAGGASNEAQAFLSKGAQVIIRMRGLPYDATAKQVLDFFTTGDTAPCHVLDGSEGVLFVKKPDGRATGDAFVLFAHETDAPKALGRHRESIGQRYIELFRSTTAEVQQVLNRSMDPKNYESGSGHSQPPLIAQLPTMQLPLLPQHLITSGTTKNCIRLRGLPYEAMVEHILHFLDDFAKHIIYQGVHMVINAQGQPSGEAFIQMDQEESARLCAQRRHNHYMMFGKKYRYIEVFQCSGDDMNMVLNGGLASPVAQPPPPHLGHAHKQQSLLAATTGMFSSAGQSPTTVAAGTAQSPLGGTHTPHTHPHSHAHAHAPGHAHAAAAAAAAAAAHHGLSPSSAMLPGLSAAAAASASGLASLMSAAAAGQPSSAAAAAHSAASLQNAAVTLTPQGYALNPFSLPPPPTTSAASTPFLLAQQQAQFIAQQSLLVRQQAEQQQQQQQQQQQQQLYASAMLQQHPLYLQHQQQQQQQLYASAMLQQGQPQFVLMQRPSAAYLPPFPLSYMSAAGAGSGVGVSPGAAAAAAGAAAAAATSASAAGNSSLSQSMKRSYENAFQQEAAGAAAAASAAKRALNRQSSNVYSYFNSGI is encoded by the exons ATGCAGGTTCCCGAGCACGTTGTTTCACTGTACATCGCCACATGCGGCCAAAATGGACCCGGCCTCGGTTCGGATGAGAAGGAGATCATATTGCTGGTCTTTGTCCTTCTGGAGGTTACCACTGGACAG ATCGTGGGCACCAAACAAATACTCGTAAGGCCAGATGGCTACTTCATCAAAGACCGCACCATTTCGGGATCCTCGGACAACTCGAGTGTCACCAACAACACGGCCAGTTCCCCACCCCTGGCGATTCTTGGGGACTCCAATAATGGCAGTGGAACCGGAAGTAACAACGGAAGCAGTGTGGAAAACGGATCAGAGGTGATCCTACCCATTGCGGAGGCCCAGGCGGCAGGAAAACCCTTAAGTGAGGCCATCGAAGAG TTCGATGCCTACCTACGATCTCTGTCGCTCCACGATACGGAGATCAAGCTCGTCACGGACGGCCAGCTGCCACTGAGGCAGTGCCTCCACCGGGAGGCCAGTGCCAAGGACGTGGAGCTGCCGGCGTACTACAATCGCTTCAGCGACCTGCGCAAGGAGTTCCTGCGCTACAAGTCCGGCGACCTTGCCCGCGCCCTCGTCCCCGTCAAGGACGTTAAGAAGATGCTCCAGGCGCCGGCGCAGCCCATGCCTCAGTCCATCGCCGAGATGCTGGGAG AACTCAACAGCTCATCGGTGGAGGACAACGACTTTTACATTCGCGAATCTCGCGACATGGTCACTGTGATCCAGACCCTGCTGCAGGCAG GTCACAAATTTGCTGCAAACGAAGTGGTCAACCTGGTACTGGAACCTGGAATTTG CTCCATTGACGACGAGGTCGACGGCAATTGTATAGTGAGGGCCAGAGGATTACCCTGGCAGAGTAGCGACCAGGACATAGCCAAGTTCTTCCGCGGCCTCAACGTAGCCAA GGGCGGCGTGGCCCTCTGTCTTTCTCCGCTGGGACGTCGCAACGGCGAGGCTTTGATCCGCTTCGTGTGCCAGGAGCATCGCGACATGGCGCTCAAGCGGCACAAGCACCACATCGGAGCCCGCTACATCGAGGTGTACCGGGCCTCGGGCGAGGATTTCCTGGCCATCGCCGGAGGAGCCTCCAATGAGGCGCAGGCCTTCCTCTCGAAGGGCGCCCAGGTGATCATTCGGATGCGAGGATTGCCCTATGATGCCACCGCCAAGCAAGTG ctggacttcttcaccaCTGGCGACACGGCGCCCTGCCACGTTCTCGACGGGAGTGAGGGCGTGCTATTCGTCAAAAAGCCGGACGGACGGGCCACCGGAGACGCCTTCGTACTCTTCGCCCACGAGACGGACGCGCCCAAGGCGCTGGGACGGCACCGCGAGTCTATTGGCCAGCGGTACATCGAGCTGTTCCGCTCCACGACGGCCGAGGTGCAGCAGGTGCTCAACCGGTCGATGGACCCCAAGAACTACGAGTCGGGCAGCGGGCACAGCCAGCCGCCGCTGATCGCCCAACTGCCCACGATGCagctgccgctgctgccgcAG CACCTCATCACCTCGGGCACCACCAAGAACTGCATCCGGCTGCGCGGACTGCCCTACGAGGCGATGGTCGAGCACATCCTGCACTTCCTCGACGACTTTGCCAAGCACATCATCTACCAGGGCGTGCACATGGTGATCAACGCACAG GGTCAACCAAGTGGAGAGGCCTTCATCCAGATGGACCAGGAGGAATCGGCCCGTTTGTGTGCGCAGCGTAGGCACAACCACTACATGATGTTCGGCAAGAAGTATCGGTACATCGAGGTGTTCCAGTGCTCCGGTGACGACATGAACATGGTCCTCAACGGCGGACTGGCCTCGCCGGTGGCCCAGCCGCCGCCACCGCACCtgggccacgcccacaagcaGCAGTCCCTGCTGGCCGCCACCACGGGTATGTTCAGTTCGGCGGGTCAGTCGCCGACGACCGTTGCGGCCGGTACCGCTCAGTCGCCCCTCGGCGGCACTCATACACCACACACTCACCCGCACTCACATGCGCATGCGCACGCCCCGGGCCACGCCCatgcggcagcagcagcagcagccgctgCCGCCGCCCACCACGGATTGTCCCCCTCGTCGGCCATGTTGCCTGGTCTTTCGGCTGCCGCTGCAGCTTCCGCTTCCGGTTTGGCCTCTTTGATGAGCGCCGCCGCTGCCGGTCAGCCATCgtctgcagcagcagcagctcatTCCGCTGCCTCTTTGCAAAATGCCGCTGTCACCCTGACTCCTCAGGGTTACGCCCTCAATCCCTTCTCGCTGCCGCCTCCTCCGACCACTTCGGCGGCCTCCACGCCCTTCCTGCTGGCCCAACAGCAGGCCCAGTTTATAGCCCAGCAGAGTTTGTTGGTGCGACAGCAGGctgagcagcagcagcagcagcaacaacagcagcagcagcagcaactctATGCCAGTGCCATGCTGCAGCAGCATCCGCTGTACTtgcaacaccaacagcagcagcaacagcaactgtATGCCAGTGCCATGTTGCAGCAGGGTCAGCCGCAGTTTGTCCTTATGCAGAGACCCTCGGCCGCCTACTTGCCGCCCTTTCCGCTCAGCTATATGTCCGCTGCGGGGGCGGGTTCGGGAGTGGGCGTGTCCccgggagcagcagcagctgcagcaggagcggcagcggcagcagcaacatcggcCTCTGCCGCGGGCAACTCCTCGCTGAGTCAGTCTATGAAGCGCTCCTATGAGAACGCCTTCCAGCAGGAAGCGGCTGGAGCGGCAGCGGCGGCCAGTGCGGCCAAAAGAGCCCTAAACCGTCAGTCCAGCAATGTTTATTCGTACTTCAATTCGGGGATCTAA
- the fus gene encoding RNA-binding protein fusilli isoform X1 → MQVPEHVVSLYIATCGQNGPGLGSDEKEIILLVFVLLEVTTGQIVGTKQILVRPDGYFIKDRTISGSSDNSSVTNNTASSPPLAILGDSNNGSGTGSNNGSSVENGSEVILPIAEAQAAGKPLSEAIEEFDAYLRSLSLHDTEIKLVTDGQLPLRQCLHREASAKDVELPAYYNRFSDLRKEFLRYKSGDLARALVPVKDVKKMLQAPAQPMPQSIAEMLGELNSSSVEDNDFYIRESRDMVTVIQTLLQAGHKFAANEVVNLVLEPGICSIDDEVDGNCIVRARGLPWQSSDQDIAKFFRGLNVAKGGVALCLSPLGRRNGEALIRFVCQEHRDMALKRHKHHIGARYIEVYRASGEDFLAIAGGASNEAQAFLSKGAQVIIRMRGLPYDATAKQVLDFFTTGDTAPCHVLDGSEGVLFVKKPDGRATGDAFVLFAHETDAPKALGRHRESIGQRYIELFRSTTAEVQQVLNRSMDPKNYESGSGHSQPPLIAQLPTMQLPLLPQVGAHSLAHSLGASPANLCPPVPPPALPLPTQHLITSGTTKNCIRLRGLPYEAMVEHILHFLDDFAKHIIYQGVHMVINAQGQPSGEAFIQMDQEESARLCAQRRHNHYMMFGKKYRYIEVFQCSGDDMNMVLNGGLASPVAQPPPPHLGHAHKQQSLLAATTGMFSSAGQSPTTVAAGTAQSPLGGTHTPHTHPHSHAHAHAPGHAHAAAAAAAAAAAHHGLSPSSAMLPGLSAAAAASASGLASLMSAAAAGQPSSAAAAAHSAASLQNAAVTLTPQGYALNPFSLPPPPTTSAASTPFLLAQQQAQFIAQQSLLVRQQAEQQQQQQQQQQQQQLYASAMLQQHPLYLQHQQQQQQQLYASAMLQQGQPQFVLMQRPSAAYLPPFPLSYMSAAGAGSGVGVSPGAAAAAAGAAAAAATSASAAGNSSLSQSMKRSYENAFQQEAAGAAAAASAAKRALNRQSSNVYSYFNSGI, encoded by the exons ATGCAGGTTCCCGAGCACGTTGTTTCACTGTACATCGCCACATGCGGCCAAAATGGACCCGGCCTCGGTTCGGATGAGAAGGAGATCATATTGCTGGTCTTTGTCCTTCTGGAGGTTACCACTGGACAG ATCGTGGGCACCAAACAAATACTCGTAAGGCCAGATGGCTACTTCATCAAAGACCGCACCATTTCGGGATCCTCGGACAACTCGAGTGTCACCAACAACACGGCCAGTTCCCCACCCCTGGCGATTCTTGGGGACTCCAATAATGGCAGTGGAACCGGAAGTAACAACGGAAGCAGTGTGGAAAACGGATCAGAGGTGATCCTACCCATTGCGGAGGCCCAGGCGGCAGGAAAACCCTTAAGTGAGGCCATCGAAGAG TTCGATGCCTACCTACGATCTCTGTCGCTCCACGATACGGAGATCAAGCTCGTCACGGACGGCCAGCTGCCACTGAGGCAGTGCCTCCACCGGGAGGCCAGTGCCAAGGACGTGGAGCTGCCGGCGTACTACAATCGCTTCAGCGACCTGCGCAAGGAGTTCCTGCGCTACAAGTCCGGCGACCTTGCCCGCGCCCTCGTCCCCGTCAAGGACGTTAAGAAGATGCTCCAGGCGCCGGCGCAGCCCATGCCTCAGTCCATCGCCGAGATGCTGGGAG AACTCAACAGCTCATCGGTGGAGGACAACGACTTTTACATTCGCGAATCTCGCGACATGGTCACTGTGATCCAGACCCTGCTGCAGGCAG GTCACAAATTTGCTGCAAACGAAGTGGTCAACCTGGTACTGGAACCTGGAATTTG CTCCATTGACGACGAGGTCGACGGCAATTGTATAGTGAGGGCCAGAGGATTACCCTGGCAGAGTAGCGACCAGGACATAGCCAAGTTCTTCCGCGGCCTCAACGTAGCCAA GGGCGGCGTGGCCCTCTGTCTTTCTCCGCTGGGACGTCGCAACGGCGAGGCTTTGATCCGCTTCGTGTGCCAGGAGCATCGCGACATGGCGCTCAAGCGGCACAAGCACCACATCGGAGCCCGCTACATCGAGGTGTACCGGGCCTCGGGCGAGGATTTCCTGGCCATCGCCGGAGGAGCCTCCAATGAGGCGCAGGCCTTCCTCTCGAAGGGCGCCCAGGTGATCATTCGGATGCGAGGATTGCCCTATGATGCCACCGCCAAGCAAGTG ctggacttcttcaccaCTGGCGACACGGCGCCCTGCCACGTTCTCGACGGGAGTGAGGGCGTGCTATTCGTCAAAAAGCCGGACGGACGGGCCACCGGAGACGCCTTCGTACTCTTCGCCCACGAGACGGACGCGCCCAAGGCGCTGGGACGGCACCGCGAGTCTATTGGCCAGCGGTACATCGAGCTGTTCCGCTCCACGACGGCCGAGGTGCAGCAGGTGCTCAACCGGTCGATGGACCCCAAGAACTACGAGTCGGGCAGCGGGCACAGCCAGCCGCCGCTGATCGCCCAACTGCCCACGATGCagctgccgctgctgccgcAGGTGGGTGCCCACAGCCTCGCACACAGCCTCGGAGCCAGCCCCGCTAACCTGTGCCCCCCCGTGCCAcctcccgctctccctctccccaCACAGCACCTCATCACCTCGGGCACCACCAAGAACTGCATCCGGCTGCGCGGACTGCCCTACGAGGCGATGGTCGAGCACATCCTGCACTTCCTCGACGACTTTGCCAAGCACATCATCTACCAGGGCGTGCACATGGTGATCAACGCACAG GGTCAACCAAGTGGAGAGGCCTTCATCCAGATGGACCAGGAGGAATCGGCCCGTTTGTGTGCGCAGCGTAGGCACAACCACTACATGATGTTCGGCAAGAAGTATCGGTACATCGAGGTGTTCCAGTGCTCCGGTGACGACATGAACATGGTCCTCAACGGCGGACTGGCCTCGCCGGTGGCCCAGCCGCCGCCACCGCACCtgggccacgcccacaagcaGCAGTCCCTGCTGGCCGCCACCACGGGTATGTTCAGTTCGGCGGGTCAGTCGCCGACGACCGTTGCGGCCGGTACCGCTCAGTCGCCCCTCGGCGGCACTCATACACCACACACTCACCCGCACTCACATGCGCATGCGCACGCCCCGGGCCACGCCCatgcggcagcagcagcagcagccgctgCCGCCGCCCACCACGGATTGTCCCCCTCGTCGGCCATGTTGCCTGGTCTTTCGGCTGCCGCTGCAGCTTCCGCTTCCGGTTTGGCCTCTTTGATGAGCGCCGCCGCTGCCGGTCAGCCATCgtctgcagcagcagcagctcatTCCGCTGCCTCTTTGCAAAATGCCGCTGTCACCCTGACTCCTCAGGGTTACGCCCTCAATCCCTTCTCGCTGCCGCCTCCTCCGACCACTTCGGCGGCCTCCACGCCCTTCCTGCTGGCCCAACAGCAGGCCCAGTTTATAGCCCAGCAGAGTTTGTTGGTGCGACAGCAGGctgagcagcagcagcagcagcaacaacagcagcagcagcagcaactctATGCCAGTGCCATGCTGCAGCAGCATCCGCTGTACTtgcaacaccaacagcagcagcaacagcaactgtATGCCAGTGCCATGTTGCAGCAGGGTCAGCCGCAGTTTGTCCTTATGCAGAGACCCTCGGCCGCCTACTTGCCGCCCTTTCCGCTCAGCTATATGTCCGCTGCGGGGGCGGGTTCGGGAGTGGGCGTGTCCccgggagcagcagcagctgcagcaggagcggcagcggcagcagcaacatcggcCTCTGCCGCGGGCAACTCCTCGCTGAGTCAGTCTATGAAGCGCTCCTATGAGAACGCCTTCCAGCAGGAAGCGGCTGGAGCGGCAGCGGCGGCCAGTGCGGCCAAAAGAGCCCTAAACCGTCAGTCCAGCAATGTTTATTCGTACTTCAATTCGGGGATCTAA